aagcaaaaatatgggaaaatacaatgaaagagcactggtgttttttgtttgtttttttttgtttgttttttttctgtttttatacaaAGTTTCATGTACAAGCTTTAAAAAGTACCTTAATAGGTACATAGGAAATATACAGTTTATCttacagaacattttaaaaaatgttattggaGTCCATTTTAATGCCACCCTGAACCGTGGTAACTGTTCTGAAATGTTGGTGGCACCTGTGCTCTGTGAACTGGAATCTGTCCAGGCACTGGAGATGCCTGCTGAGGTCCTTGCACCCCATGTGGCAGGGCCACAGAGccaggatgaggatgaggacaGAACCCTGAAGCAGTAGGTGTTGGAATACTGTTTGGtccttggggctggagatgaGGCCCTGCAACTGGTAGTGGACAGTGTGGCCCTGTTCCGGAAGGCTGGTGTTGGGGTCCCGGTCCCAAAGTGGTGTGATGCGTGGCTTGTGAGGGGTACGGTGGTACAGCTGGATGAGCACTTGCAGGAAAAAGAGGAGGTCCTTGATGAGGTGGGTGGTGTAAGGCTTGACCCGATGTTGAATGATGCCCAGAAACCAGAACACTGGctggaggagggggtgggggcgggggcgggggtgcAGAGTTTACCACATGCTGGTGTTGTGCTTGTAGACTTTGCAGTCCTGTGGAAGGGTGGGGCGGTGGGTGGTGATGTGGGGCAGGAGGTGGAGGGGGTGGTGGTAAGTGGTGTCCAGCAGTTTGAGAATGAATGTGTGACCCGGGGGTGACAGCATGAACTGGCCCAACTACATGTGCTACAGAGTGCTGCTGATGCGTGTTTGGCTGCTGTATGAGGTGTGGTCCTGGagcaggtggtggtggaggtgggggcgggaccacagcagcagcagtttGATGGTGAATGGTAGGGTTCTGAGATGGCAGAAAATGCCCTGAAGTGACGTGGTGTCCAGGAACTGATTGCTGGCTCGTGCCAGGAAGTGCTTGACTTGGTCCAGATGTAAACACAGGTTGTTGGGAAAGACTACCTTTCAGCTGAGTATAATTCGGAAAGTTTGCAGAGGGCTGCTGGTTTTGGTAGTATGAAGAAGAAGGAGGCGGAGGAGGTGGAGGGGGCGGTGCCGTGCTGTTGAGACTTTGTTGGTTAAACTGACTGTATGTTGCTGCAGATTGTCCTGAGGGTGTCTGGGTAAATAATGCTCCAGAAGTTGCCTGCTGAGTATTGGCTTGAAGGGTCTGTGCTGCTGGATAAAAATTTCTCTGAGTGTCTCGCTGAGGAGTTCCAACTTGAGGTGACTGTGAATGGTGAGGCCTGAAGGGAGATCCTAGCTGCTGGGAAGGAGGCTTTGGCGAGAGGTAACCATGCTGCGCAGGCGTGTGCGGCGTGGAGGACTTGGGAGGGTTCTCCGTGTGAGGCGATGGAGGACAGTGCAACTTGGTTGGTGCAGAAGGCAGCTTTTGTGGAAGTTGCTCATTTGCATTTCGAACATGGGCCTGAGGAGGGTGGCTCTTTGAAAGTGCTGGGGTGCTATTTGACAGCTGTTTTTGCTGAAGCTCTGGTTTTAGGTGAACACTGTTCTCTGCTTCGGATACAATGACTGTTGCCTCCCAGTGAGAATCTGGTTTTGTGAGTATTTTCCCATGTGACTGTGCAGGATTTATCGGCCCAGGGGAACCAGCCTATGAAgaaagaacaatttttaaaaagatcataaattatatatatatatatatatatatatataaagaacattataagaacatatatacacatatacattaaaaGAACATATATAAAAAGCACCTTGAAGTTTATCCTGACTGgtatttaatattatttcatGTAAGTACAGTAAATATAGAGGCCCATGATGTTGAAAGGTGAGTTTTTCCTCagtaaattaagtttttatagtGAGTGAGCTTAAATTGAATTCTCTCACTTTTGATGAAGACAACCCCAAGGAGATTAATGGACTTTGTGTTCTCCTTAAACAGTTGTCTTTCAGTCTTATCGTAAAAGGGTGTTGACAGCCTTATTAAGCAACCTTAAAACCTAACAGTTTTATTTCATAACTAATTTCTTTAAGCAACTAAAGATAAACTGCTTTGGAAGTAAAAGTTGTTCATCAAACTCTTTAGACTTTTAATAGTTTGTCACTTTATGAGGGTGACCCCAGTGTAAGACTACTTCAATGCCTGTGATCTTTCCGTTCACAAGTCGATGGCACCCAGTTTTACATTGGCAAACATGCCCACCGTGGGCCTCCAACTCCTCATAGACAAGGGTGGGGGCATTTAGAGTGAATGCCACCTGAGCTTCTGCCTATGGGGTGCTGATCGGCTGCTCATAAAAAGAGTTTTCCTTGAAGAGCGGAGTAAAACTTGAGTGGGAAATGTCACCACTGAAGGGTACTTAGCTGCAAGGTTAAGCCAGAGTTGTCTGTCACAGTTGAGCATGAGAATGagtaaataggggctggagagctggctcagcagttatgagcattggctgctcttaaAGAccagagtttaattcccagcacccacatggcagctcacacctgcctgtagctccagttcccaaggatccaataccctcacacagacatatacacaggcaaaacaccaatatacacataaaataaaaacaaactaggTAGAGTCTAGAAATCACAAACTAATGCCTGATATAGCAGGAAAAAAAGTCTGATGTTACCCTCAGCTTTTGTGCAGTGTCCAGAGTTCAAAGGTCAGTGTTATTACCTTGCTTATTTTTGAGGGGCTCTGAGAAGTGTCCGGGGATGGACATTCACTGGTGGTTGTGGGCTCTGTACTTTCAAGATCAGGGTCTGTAAAGCAGGAGAAACCTAAAGTAAATACAAGATCACAGACAAATACGCCTCTTGCAGACACACAATGCTTGCTGTCTAAGTTCTTGTTTCTGACTGTAAAGGGCTTTAAAATGACAGCCATGGTAGGTCATCTGCTTACTGACCTGCTGTAAGCTCACTCAAAGAAGGGCCTAGGCTCTGAGCGTGCACCTGGGGAATGTGATTTGAATGGGATGAAGGTGGAGACTGAGCATGACTCGGTGACCATGAGACACACGGTGATTCTCCCCCTAGAGGTGAAGCAGAGCAGACCCAGAGAGGACGTTAGTGCTCGGAGCAGAGCACAGGCAGCAGTAGCCCTCGGGAGTGGAGCCAGTACACTCACCGCCCTCTTTGTCCTTGCGGTGGTCACTGAGCAGTAGGGCTCTCTGGTAACTCCTTTCTCTCACTTGTTCCACTGATGTGGAGGCAGtcctttaaataaaacaaaacacaacctcAGGTCAGAGAAGCTGCTGCCACCTAGATTACTCTCCTTGTCTCCTGAGCAAATTGTCCTTCAGATGAAGGATTTTACTACACTGGGACAATACGTTGGTGCTGAGCTTTGACAAAAGCTTGTCTCATTGGTATCCATGCTCCAAACTTGAGATTTTTATTATTGCTGACTCGAGGAGATCAGACTAAACACTCTGTTGGGCGATTTTGTTGGAGAAAGGAGTTGTACGCTGGAAATACTGTGTTAACATTTCTAAGGTCCTGTCAGGTTGCCAAAGGGAGCAAACATACCCCCAACAAAATGccttgtgtcccagctgtaagCTGTAGTAGGAAGGTGAGTAAGAGCACTGTGGGCCTTTGCATCTTTGCTGAGACCCATGTTAAACGCAGCTGTTGCTGTCTTACTCACACACTAAAACCACTTCTTCACCCAGGGTAACTGCTAAGGGATATAAAGAAGTGTCTAGGAGGCTGACTGTGGTGACAAGTTCTGCAGGAAGGAATATTTACATGGCTAAGATGAAGAAATTAGACCTTCCCAGCAACCAGCTTTCCAGGTTAGGACTATCAACCACTGTCACTTCACCCTCCCCAAACAACAAGCAGGAAGAAGAATTCTCCTAACGGGCTTTTCTCCTTGTGCAGTGGCCCACTGTGGAAAGGGGCTTACCACTGAACCTCTGGGTCTGGCTTCTCGTTAGAACTGGTGTCTTTAACGGGACAGTTACTGCTGTCTTCTGCGGAAGAGGCGCTGTAGGTGGCAGTTGGCGGTGGTAAAGGCAAGCTGGCCTGGTTTTCTAGCTGCTCCCCATTTTCACTGCCGTGGACACATCCGTCACCACTGTTGCTTAGGTTCCCACTTGGATGAGGTGATACGCTAATCAAAGCAAAGTTTTCTGTCTTAGAACCACTTTTCCTAGCTTCACGTTGTCTCTTACGGTATTCTAACAGAGAAAccttaaacaagaaagaaaaagtaaatcttTTACTCTTGTTTGTGTATCAACATCAACttattcttctttaaaaagaatattgcagcatttatataaattatataaaataattgaaTTTTCCATAAATAATTAACAATTATTAAAATGCCTACTGTATGTTAGGCATTGTATTTAGATGATTTATAtgcattatctcatttaatcctcacaacaaCCCTAAGAAATAAGTATATATTatcatccccattttacagatgaggaaattgagTAACTCACTCACTCCAGGTCACACAGCTGGTGAGTGTTGGAGCCGGGATTCGAACCTAGGTCTTATTTGAAAGCCCGTGCTCTTTCCACTATACTACATTGCTTCCCACAAAGTTGCCAACTGGACTctgttacaaaaattaaaagcacataTCACTAAAATGCTTTGACTTATATAGCAGTTAAGCCTATTAACAAATAAGTGCTGTTTCTCCCATTCTTGCAAAATAAGGCATTCTTAAGATTAGGAGCTTCTGTATTAAGATAGAATCTTAACAAACAGTATCATACTTTCCAAAGTACTCTTACATCCATGGCCTAAATACTGTAAGTATTATGAGATGGTGAAGAGGCATTTCTTCTCTCCACGGTTGCCTGCTCAAtgtaaaataagagaaataagAACAAGCATTATCTACCTGTTGTTTTGGAGGTGTTCATTTTTAATAGTTACTTGCttcatgaaaaaaatctttaggCTTTTATCTCAAACTACATTTCTTATTAGACGTTTTCATATCACtgtaatttttttacttttttaagaaCATCAAATTTACAAAAAGCTTAGAAATGTACATATGAAAGCCTCAATTTAAATAACTAAGTCACGAATGCCTCGCATAACATATGCTGCGACTACCAAAAACCCTTAACAACACAGTGAGAAACCCACTATTAAAAGGACTAGAAACTGTTAAATTATAACCTTTTTCTTTTGCGGTGGATTCTGGGGTGTGCAGCTCCCGTCGATCAAATTGTCATTAGCAGTCCGTCCGAAACCAGAGATCAGCCCATCTTCAGAAGTACAGAAGACAGTTGTTTCCATAAACATGCCTCTAGTATCATCCTGCATCAGGCACTTTGACTCACTTATTCGGAAGCCTCCTCCAATCTCCAACTGATGTGAGGGCGTTAAGTCCCTCAAGTTGGAGTTTACTGAGAAGTTAACCCCTGTCCTGTCAGGGCTCTTTACCCAGGAAGAATACATTGTGCCTCGTCCAGAGTGGCTGGAATCCAGCTGGTTGTTGGGCTCGCTCCTGTCGTGGGCTGGCGTTTCCATGGTCTTCTGTAAGGCGGCCGGCTCAACTGCATCGAGTCCCAGCTGGAGGTCTGACACAGATTCTTTCTCCCCTGGGCAAGGCCTGGCGACTTCAGTCCTGTTCCTAGGGCTGCTATAACCAATAGTCTTTATTTCTTGCAGACCCAACTCAGTTAAATTGGAATTTCTAAAAGGGCCCAACGTTAGCATGGTTGAAGGTCGTTCATATCCCTGTTGGTGACAGTAGGGAAGGGAATCACACAAAAAAATGCCATTTAAGGACGGTTTACTATCTAGCAGTTATATAAGCAAAATAATCTTAGAGAAAGTCAGTAAATGAATGGTTTTTGATAATCCCTTACCTCTTGATTGTAAGTGCATCTCTTTATTTCAGGAGAACTTTCTGGGGAAGAAATATTCtacataaaagtaataaaattaggAATTAAAATACAACAACCTCTATGGTTTGTAGACATGAAGAGATGAAAATACTGATGATGCATAGATTTAAAGATTTAAACTTTGTTGAAGACGTTGCTTTAGGTCAATATGATATACATATTACAAAAAATTGCTCATTGTGGCACTAATACAaatgtttacatatgtgtaaTTATAGCTTCCCAATTTTCTCTCATAGTTTCTCACCATACCAGTTAATAGGGCTGGGAGAggggtttatttaaaaaaaaaaaaaaaaaaaaaaaaaaaaacttaaaaaaaatggtaaagtAACACTCATTGCCGGGGATAAACAGTTTTCGCCCCCTTGAAATTTCTCACCTCAAAGTGCATGGTGTTTCCTGGTGTGCCAGGGGTCACTGGGGTCACTGGTGAATATATGGGTTTATAACCATTTCTGTAAGTTTCATCATCTGATTTGATCCGTGGGGGAGTGGCAAACGCTGGGTCTGTAGGAGTGACATCCGTGTGAGTTGGTGTAGCATATGGTGAAGGAGTAGGGGTGGAGCTTTCTGAGTACGCAGACTCCAACAGTTGGtaaagtcttctttttttaagtggTGTAGTTAAATCTGTTAGTGAAATTATAATCCGTAAGAAATCATATTGTTGGTATCTGCTATGATATCATTAACAGTAATGACTTTCCCCTCCACACTGACgtatgtgtttttaaagaaatgttactAACGTGAAATCTTTGCCCCAAAGGCCCCAGATGTTTTAGTATTAGCAAATATGATCTTGCCTGAAGCTTGGAAGCATAGACATCACAAAAAAAAGTCTtacaaaaaaaagtcaaaaaaagtCTTATTAGTAGTCCTGATGTTACTGTAACTAATTTCTAATCATGTAACTGATTTCTAAGAATCCTTTTGATTCCAGACCCACACATCAACCGCTGACATTGTTATTTCCAACTATGGTTTTACATCTGTCCTTTGTGCAAGAAGTCTGctgaacagaaagagaaagcctGTAGCAGTGGGTTTCTCTGCTAGAATACACAGCAGTGCTTAGACCCTGCCTGTTGCAAAGCTAAAAATAGCCTTCCACAGTTCCTCACACTAAAACCCTGCCAAACACAAGCACTACCTGGAAGAGAGCAGCTGTCGCTTAACAGTAGTGGACTCTTATTTTCACCATTAACTGTAGGGCTTCTGGATCTTTCCTGACAAGGTGAATGATATCTATGTAAAATTGTTGAATTTTCTTCTTCCAAGGCTTGTTTCAACCATCgctgaataaaacaaaaataaataaggatcAGTTTGCAGCTATTTAGATAGCCTATAAATGCAAAGCCGATCACAAAAGCATTTCATTGTGAGGTTCTGTAGTAAGGACTGAGATTTGCATTTGGCTTCTCCTAGATTTTTATATCCAAAGAAAAGTTTACCTTTTTGCATGAGCCAGAAATGTTTTCagtagtttcttttcttctctttttttccgaAAGGAATGGTGATGTAAATCTAATATAATGCTTAGGAGTAGAGTATACATGGGGGCTGTAAGTGAGACCTGGCAAAGAATTGAGCTGTGTAGCTAACACCTCTGGATCTGTAGTTATGCGCAGAGGCCTTTCTGAAAGGCTGTCTGAAGGTTTTCCTGTCTTCTCATTCTTCTCACTTAACCATTCATTGACCAAGTGCTAGAGAACAGAAACATTTGGATCACTATATAGTAATTGCACAGATTCCACTACAGAATATTCTaatatcaaagtagatactggcACATCGTCTAAGACGATAagttgggtgatttaggtcattcatgttatggggctggagagatggctcagcggttaagagcatgtactgctcttggaGGTAGGACCCAAGTTCGGTTCACAGCACCCATGTCGGATGGCTCACAAccgcctctaactccagctccagggggatctgcCACTCTGGCCTCCGTGGGTACTTGCCCTCAAGTGCACAtacccacagacagacacacatgcataattaataataaatttttaccAAAAAATTATTCTTGTTAATGTGGTGAAAAAGAAACCCCACTAATCAGCATATTCATATTCTTATTTACTATTATTGttagaattattattttatagagGCAAAATACATGGATATATGTAGAAAATTTGTATTACACAACGACACTAATTTTGGCAGGTTACAGTGGTGCACTGCCTGAGTCAGGAGGACTGATaccagtttgagaccagcctgggctccatagtAAGTACCTGGCCAGCCAACAAACACTACATAGCAAAACtgaatcaaaggaaaaaaagaaaaggggactttttttttttttttgatatagtAAAATCTAGGAGATACCAACAAGTACCATAAACAATGTAGTTTTCTGTTGCTTTATATACTATATGAGACAGTTTAGCTTGTTAGGAAAGTCTGACTTTCTTAAGCAGTGCTTTTCTAGCCAAGGTGCCCATCACAGTTGCCTAGAGGTGAGGTCAGCGCATAGATAAAAGTATGTCCACATTGACATTCCTTGAGTCTTTAGAGGTTCGGAATACCCCTTAGAGAAATTTTACCATCCACCATGGATATAACTCGGCTGTTTGTGTTGCTGCCCTTTTGGAAATGCTTAGGACTGTACCCaggccttgcacatgccaggcaagtgctgttCTACTGAGCCACGCCCCAGCCCTCATAGTCTAGTCTGTCCTCGCTACCTAAATATACCTGGTCCTGAAGAGTAATGATCCCTCACCTTTTAAAATAACTAGGTACTTAGGAACATTACTTTTTGCTGCTGGGGTTTTATACTTTCATAGCTTAAATGTACTAGAACAAGtactacatgtgtgcatatgtgcatttaTGCCTAGACACTTCTCAatttcaaagcattttttttgcaacctttccttcctccttttctgtgtGTATAATTTCTTCAGTGTACCTTTGTAGAGCAATGCTATTCTCTCTATTAATGGCATCTCTAAGGGAATTCATATTTTgacattaaatgaaaaataaacatacatagCACTATAATAGCTtgtttttaacaaatatttatacttcatatttaagaaatataaaataatttaaaaactcaaTTATTTTTCATTCCAAAAAGAAACTTTTATCTCCTTCCAAATGTAGGTAAGCACTACACTTAGTATTGAAGCCAAGTATCCACTTGTTTAAGGTATATAAGCACACCGGCTTTGAATGAAACATAGTATGTGTCCAACAAAACCTAGGACTCTGTGGCAAGGAAATTAAGACTCTGCCACTGACATATAAGCCTGAGCTCATACTAGAATTCTTTAAGTATGCTATTCATTGTTTAGCAGCTAGCCTGCCTGTAAACTATGAAATTAGTTCAGAGAAAGACAAAAGTTTCAAAATAGGGTACATATATGGCCTAAGTATCACTTGACCCTGTGTGTTGTCATTTACATAGAGAAGAACAGCAGCCCCTAAGTTATGCTTTTACTTGAGCTGAAGAGCTCAAGCTGGTCAAATTCATTAAGCAGTTTCCCATAAACTGTCATTAACTCTAGCAGTTTTCCAatgatttttattaataatttgatAGAAAACCGATCTTCCTTATAAATACAAGAAGCTACAGTGAGATTGCTCAGTTAAAGTTgttttgctgccaagcctgatgacctgtttTCTACCCGTGGAACCCACATAACAGGGTtctgaagagaactgactcctggaaATTACTCTCCAGTCCCAACATGTGTACTCTggcacataaacacaaaacacttttAAATCCATATTCTCAGTACATTCCATGGAAATCTTAAGCTTCTTCATAATTCTTACAGTTGACCTACATAAAGCAATTGTACAATGTATAAACAGTAAAGGGGTGGGGCGTGGCTCTGggctagagtgcttgcctgtcACTCACAAAGCCATGGATTAGATTCCTAGGCATGGGCGAGAGGAGGAATGTTAAACCAGTTTCAgagaaatgaatattttataCATAGGTAGACACTTATTTAGAGAAATCATGAATTAACGATACTAAAGGTCTTCATATATTTAATCTTCATAATACAAACAAACTATTAATGTTCTTGACTGGTACTTCTCATTCTTAAATATCTGCAAGTGTAAAAATGAAGCTTCTTATTTAGACCATTATAGGatatagatttaatttttaagacaGTTTAATTACTTAACTAAGATAATTGTTGCAAACAGCTCTTACATTGTTAGGACTCATACCTTCTTTGTTTTGGGGTACTTTGTGGGACATTTATTAAGTGCTGGAACTTCCGCTTCAGTAATTATTTCTGCTACTGCAGTTTCCGTTTCTGGTTCGATAGCAAGTACAGTGTTTTCAATATCGTTCTGTTGTGACATAACTTCAACGTCAGGAGAAGATGGCTGTATGTCTGAACACATGCTGACGGTTCTGTGTCTCCGACGCTGCTGTCCAATGTGAGTCCTACTGCGAGAAAAGCtttttctctgcttagttctatTCACTTTGGCAGGGGTTGGCTTGATAGCAGTTTCTTCTTTTACTTGTTCCTAGTTCAAAATATAATAGCGGGACTTCTGATGCCTACAGATAGGTTTAGGTAAAGTATAGCATTGTCTACTTTTAAAACTAGCTTTCCAAAATCTTCTAAaaagctttccttccttccagtaTTTTATtcttggtgtggtggcacacacctttaatcccaacactgggaggccaaggcaggcatatcttgagtttgaggccagcctggccagccCCGGCCGCACAGAGACACAGTCTCCACAAACAGCAACAGAAGTATGTacttctgtgtgtatatgtgaa
This Meriones unguiculatus strain TT.TT164.6M chromosome 21, Bangor_MerUng_6.1, whole genome shotgun sequence DNA region includes the following protein-coding sequences:
- the Kmt2e gene encoding inactive histone-lysine N-methyltransferase 2E isoform X1; this translates as MSIAIPLGVDTTETSYLEMAAGSEPESVEASPVVVEKSNSYPHQLYTSSSHHSHSYIGLPYADHNYGARPPPTPPASPPPSGLISKNEVGIFTTPNFDETSSATTISTSEDGSYGTDVTRCICGFTHDDGYMICCDKCSVWQHIDCMGIDRQHIPDTYLCERCQPRNLDKERAVLLQRRKRENMSDGDTSATESGDEVPVELYTAFQHTPTSITLTASRVPKVTDKRRKKSGEKEQNFSKCKKAFREGSRKSSRVKGSAPEIDPSSDGSNFVWETKIKAWMDRYEEANNNQYSEGVQREAQKIAQRLGSGSDSKDMDKSETSTNNSLFKPPVESHIQKNKKILKSAKDLPPDALIIEYRGKFMLREQFEANGYFFKRPYPFVLFYSKFHGLEMCVDARTFGNEARFIRRSCTPNAEVRHEIEEGTIHLYIYSIQSIPKGTEITIAFDFDYGNCKYKVDCACLKDNAECPVLKRSSESTENINSGYETRRKKGKKEKDISKEKDIQNQNITLDCEGTNNKIKSPETKQRKLSPLRLSVSNNQEPDYIDDMEEKTPISNEVEMESEEQIAERKRKMTREERKMEAILQAFARLEKREKRREQALERISTAKTEVKPECKESQIVTDAEVVQEQVKEETAIKPTPAKVNRTKQRKSFSRSRTHIGQQRRRHRTVSMCSDIQPSSPDVEVMSQQNDIENTVLAIEPETETAVAEIITEAEVPALNKCPTKYPKTKKHLVNEWLSEKNEKTGKPSDSLSERPLRITTDPEVLATQLNSLPGLTYSPHVYSTPKHYIRFTSPFLSEKKRRKETTENISGSCKKRWLKQALEEENSTILHRYHSPCQERSRSPTVNGENKSPLLLSDSCSLPDLTTPLKKRRLYQLLESAYSESSTPTPSPYATPTHTDVTPTDPAFATPPRIKSDDETYRNGYKPIYSPVTPVTPGTPGNTMHFENISSPESSPEIKRCTYNQEGYERPSTMLTLGPFRNSNLTELGLQEIKTIGYSSPRNRTEVARPCPGEKESVSDLQLGLDAVEPAALQKTMETPAHDRSEPNNQLDSSHSGRGTMYSSWVKSPDRTGVNFSVNSNLRDLTPSHQLEIGGGFRISESKCLMQDDTRGMFMETTVFCTSEDGLISGFGRTANDNLIDGSCTPQNPPQKKKVSLLEYRKRQREARKSGSKTENFALISVSPHPSGNLSNSGDGCVHGSENGEQLENQASLPLPPPTATYSASSAEDSSNCPVKDTSSNEKPDPEVQWTASTSVEQVRERSYQRALLLSDHRKDKEGGGESPCVSWSPSHAQSPPSSHSNHIPQVHAQSLGPSLSELTADPDLESTEPTTTSECPSPDTSQSPSKISKAGSPGPINPAQSHGKILTKPDSHWEATVIVSEAENSVHLKPELQQKQLSNSTPALSKSHPPQAHVRNANEQLPQKLPSAPTKLHCPPSPHTENPPKSSTPHTPAQHGYLSPKPPSQQLGSPFRPHHSQSPQVGTPQRDTQRNFYPAAQTLQANTQQATSGALFTQTPSGQSAATYSQFNQQSLNSTAPPPPPPPPPSSSYYQNQQPSANFPNYTQLKGSLSQQPVFTSGPSQALPGTSQQSVPGHHVTSGHFLPSQNPTIHHQTAAAVVPPPPPPPPAPGPHLIQQPNTHQQHSVAHVVGPVHAVTPGSHIHSQTAGHHLPPPPPPPAPHHHPPPHPSTGLQSLQAQHQHVVNSAPPPPPPPPPPASVLVSGHHSTSGQALHHPPHQGPPLFPASAHPAVPPYPSQATHHTTLGPGPQHQPSGTGPHCPLPVAGPHLQPQGPNSIPTPTASGFCPHPHPGSVALPHGVQGPQQASPVPGQIPVHRAQVPPTFQNSYHGSGWH
- the Kmt2e gene encoding inactive histone-lysine N-methyltransferase 2E isoform X3: MSIAIPLGVDTTETSYLEMAAGSEPESVEASPVVVEKSNSYPHQLYTSSSHHSHSYIGLPYADHNYGARPPPTPPASPPPSGLISKNEVGIFTTPNFDETSSATTISTSEDGSYGTDVTRCICGFTHDDGYMICCDKCSVWQHIDCMGIDRQHIPDTYLCERCQPRNLDKERAVLLQRRKRENMSDGDTSATESGDEVPVELYTAFQHTPTSITLTASRVPKVTDKRRKKSGEKEQNFSKCKKAFREGSRKSSRVKGSAPEIDPSSDGSNFVWETKIKAWMDRYEEANNNQYSEGVQREAQKIAQRLGSGSDSKDMDKSETSTNNSLFKPPVESHIQKNKKILKSAKDLPPDALIIEYRGKFMLREQFEANGYFFKRPYPFVLFYSKFHGLEMCVDARTFGNEARFIRRSCTPNAEVRHEIEEGTIHLYIYSIQSIPKGTEITIAFDFDYGNCKYKVDCACLKDNAECPVLKRSSESTENINSGYETRRKKGKKEKDISKEKDIQNQNITLDCEGTNNKIKSPETKQRKLSPLRLSVSNNQEPDYIDDMEEKTPISNEVEMESEEQIAERKRKMTREERKMEAILQAFARLEKREKRREQALERISTAKTEVKPECKESQIVTDAEVVQEQVKEETAIKPTPAKVNRTKQRKSFSRSRTHIGQQRRRHRTVSMCSDIQPSSPDVEVMSQQNDIENTVLAIEPETETAVAEIITEAEVPALNKCPTKYPKTKKRWLKQALEEENSTILHRYHSPCQERSRSPTVNGENKSPLLLSDSCSLPDLTTPLKKRRLYQLLESAYSESSTPTPSPYATPTHTDVTPTDPAFATPPRIKSDDETYRNGYKPIYSPVTPVTPGTPGNTMHFENISSPESSPEIKRCTYNQEGYERPSTMLTLGPFRNSNLTELGLQEIKTIGYSSPRNRTEVARPCPGEKESVSDLQLGLDAVEPAALQKTMETPAHDRSEPNNQLDSSHSGRGTMYSSWVKSPDRTGVNFSVNSNLRDLTPSHQLEIGGGFRISESKCLMQDDTRGMFMETTVFCTSEDGLISGFGRTANDNLIDGSCTPQNPPQKKKVSLLEYRKRQREARKSGSKTENFALISVSPHPSGNLSNSGDGCVHGSENGEQLENQASLPLPPPTATYSASSAEDSSNCPVKDTSSNEKPDPEVQWTASTSVEQVRERSYQRALLLSDHRKDKEGGGESPCVSWSPSHAQSPPSSHSNHIPQVHAQSLGPSLSELTADPDLESTEPTTTSECPSPDTSQSPSKISKAGSPGPINPAQSHGKILTKPDSHWEATVIVSEAENSVHLKPELQQKQLSNSTPALSKSHPPQAHVRNANEQLPQKLPSAPTKLHCPPSPHTENPPKSSTPHTPAQHGYLSPKPPSQQLGSPFRPHHSQSPQVGTPQRDTQRNFYPAAQTLQANTQQATSGALFTQTPSGQSAATYSQFNQQSLNSTAPPPPPPPPPSSSYYQNQQPSANFPNYTQLKGSLSQQPVFTSGPSQALPGTSQQSVPGHHVTSGHFLPSQNPTIHHQTAAAVVPPPPPPPPAPGPHLIQQPNTHQQHSVAHVVGPVHAVTPGSHIHSQTAGHHLPPPPPPPAPHHHPPPHPSTGLQSLQAQHQHVVNSAPPPPPPPPPPASVLVSGHHSTSGQALHHPPHQGPPLFPASAHPAVPPYPSQATHHTTLGPGPQHQPSGTGPHCPLPVAGPHLQPQGPNSIPTPTASGFCPHPHPGSVALPHGVQGPQQASPVPGQIPVHRAQVPPTFQNSYHGSGWH